GTGGATGTGGACAAGCAGCGCCTCAAGCATTTCGCGATGAACGACATCTCGAACCTGGACGAGAAAGGCGAGATCCTGGCAGCGGATGACCGGCGGCGCTTCTTCTCGCTCGGCAACCGGCTCTGGCATTCGGACAGCAGCTTCAAGGCCACGCCCGCCAAGCATTCCCTGCTGCACGCCCGCAGCATCCCGCCCGAGGGCGGCGAGACCGAATTCGCCGACACGCGCGGCGCCTGGGAGGCGCTGCCCGCCGCCATGCAGGCGTGCGTGCGGGACATGATCTGCGACCATTCGCTGATCTATTCCCGCGCCATGCTGGGCTTCGCCGAATGGACCGAGGCCGAGCGCCGGCAATTCGCGCCCGTCCCGCAACGCCTGGTGCGCCGACACGCGGAATCCGGCCGCACGGCGCTGTTCCTCTCCTCCCATATCGGCCGGATCCACGGCATGCCGACGCCGGAGGCGCTGATGCTGATCCGTGACCTGCTGGAGCACGCGACACAGCCGCGCTTCGTCTATTCCCACCGCTGGGCGGTGGGGGACCTCGTCATGTGGGACAATCGCTGCACGCTGCATCGCGGCCGCGCCTATGACGACCAGCGCTACAAGCGGGACATGCGCCGCGTCACCCTCTCCGACGTGGCGCCGACGCTGGAGCAGCAGGCGGCCTAGCCCAGGCCCTCAGATCGGCCCCGGCACCCGCGCCTCAGCCAGCGCGGCCGCCTGGCGCTGCGCCAGCTTCTCCTCGCTGTAGTCGGCGATGAGCTCGTTGAACATGCGGTGCCAGTTGCGCTGCGCCTTGAGGCGGAAGAAGACGCTGCCGAGGCCGATCGCCGCACGGTCCATCAGCGGGAATTCGCGCGGGATCTTCACACCGCCGGTGCGCTTCAGCCCCTCATGCACCGCCTGCGCGACCTTGCGGCCATGCGTCGGGTCATCGGATTGCTGGATGAAGCGGACCTTATCCTCCAGCAGCGGCTCGTAGAGGAAATCCGCCCAGGATTTCAGCACCAGCATCGTCTCGCGCGAGAGATTGCGGAAACCCCAGGATTCGAAGGCGTGGTGCGCCTTGTCGTCATCGCCGTCGCGCACCGCCTCGTAGAGGGTGATGACGCCGGTGATGAAGCTCGGCGGGAAGATCCGCACCACGCCGAAATCGAGCAGGCTGATGCCGCCCACCTCGTCATGCACGCCCGGCTGGCGCACCTGGTAATTGCCCAGATGCGGGTCGCCATGAATCACACCATAGCGATAGACCGGTTTGTACCAGGCCTGGAACAGCGCCTCGGCATAGAGGTTGCGCTCCTCCAGCGAGGGCTCCTCGTCCAGCCGCTTCAGGATGGAGCCGCCCTTCAGCCAGGTCATCGTCAGCAGGCGGCGGGTGGTCAGGTGGTCGATCGGCGTGGGCACATGCACGCGCGGTTCATCGGCCAGGATCAGGCTGTAGAGGCGCTGGTGCGCGGCCTCGCGTGTGTAGTCGAGCTCCTCGCGCAGCCGCTCGGCGATCTCGGCATAGGCGTCCTCATTGTCGAGCGCGCTGTCCATCTTGCGATAGAGCTGCATGCCGAGCTTGAGCTGCTTGAGATCCGCCTCCACCACGGAATTCATGTCCGGGTATTGCAGCTTGCAGGCGACCTCGGTGCCGTCCTTCAGCTTCGCGCGATGCACCTGGCCGAGCGAGGCGGCGGCCGCGGCCTCACGCCCGAATTCCGCGAAGTTGGATTGCCAATTGGCGCCCAGCTCCGTGCCCATGCGACGGTTCACGAAGGCCCAGCCCATGGGCGGCGCGTTGGATTGCAGCGTCGCCAATTCGCGCGCGTATTCCTCGGGCAGCGCATCCGGAATGGTGGCGAGGAACTGCGCCACCTTCATCATCGGCCCCTTCAGCCCGCCCAGGATCGCCTTCAGGTCACCCGCATGGGCATCCTTGTTGGTCTTGATGCCGAGGAAGCGCTCACCCGCCACGCGGGCCGCGATGCCGGTGACGGCGCCCGAGGTGCGCGCCATGCGCCGCACCTCGCCGAAGAAGGAGGAGCTTTCGCGGTCGCTCAAGAGGTCTGCTCCAGTTCATCGATGAAGCCGGAAATCACGTCCAGCCCGCGCTTCCAGAAATCCGGGCGCGAGGCGTCGAGGCCGAAGGGCGCCAGCAATTCCTTGTGCCGCAGCGTCCCGCCGGCCTTCAGCATCGCCATGTACTTGCCCTCGAAGTCCGGAACGCTGCCGTCGCGATACACGCCGTAGAGCGCGTTCACCAGGCAATCCCCGAAGGCATAGGCGTAGACGTAGAAGGGCGAGTGCACGAAGTGCGGGATATAGGCCCAGTAGCAGGCGTAATCCGGCGTGAAGTCGAAGATCGGCCCCAGGCTTTCCGTCTGCACCTGCATCCAGATCTCGCCGATGCGCTCGGCCGAGAGCTCGCCATGGCGGCGCTCGTCGTGCACGAGCGTCTCGAACCGGTAGAAGGCGATCTGCCGCACCACCGTGTTCAGCATGTCCTCCACCTTCCCGGCCAGCAGCAGGCGCCGCTTGGCGGGGTCCGTCTCGGCATCCAGCAGGGCGCGGAAGGTCAGCATCTCGCCGAAGACGCTGGCGGTCTCGGCGAGCGTCAGCGGCGTGCTGGACATCAGGTAGCCCTGCTCGGCGGCGAGGCGCTGGTGGACCCCATGGCCCAGCTCATGCGCCAGCGTCATCACGTCCCGCGCCTTGCCGTGGTAGTTCAGCAGCAGGTAGGGGTGCGCGCTCGGCACCGTCGGGTGGGCGAAGGCGCCGCCCGACTTGCCGGGGCGGAGTGCGGCATCGATCCAGGGCTTGTCGAAGAAGGGCGCCGCCAGCTTCTCCATTTCCGGGCTGAAGCCGGCATAGGCGGCGCGCACCTGCTGCACGGCCTGGGGCCACGGGATGGTGCTGTCCGCATCGCGCGGCAATGGCGCGTTGCGGTCCCAATGCATCAGCTTCTCGAGGCCGAGCCACTTGGCCTTCATGCTGTAGTAGCGGTGCGAAAGTCGGGGAAAACTCTCGCGCACGGCGGTCACCAGCGCGTCCACCACCTCGTCCTCGACCATGTTGGCGCGGTTGCGGGAGGAGCCGGGGCGGGGGTGGTTGCGCCACTTGTCCATCACCTCCTTGTCCTTCACCAGCGTGTTGGTGATGAGGGAGAAGAGGCGGATGCGGCTGCCAAACGCCTCGGAGACACCCTTGGCCGCCGCCGCGCGCACATCCCGGTCACTGTCGGAGAGCTTGTTCAGCGCGGCGCTGACCGAGAGCTCTTCGCCGCTCACCGTCACTGTCATGTTCGCCATGGTCTCGTCGAAGAGGCGGTTCCAGGCGGCGCGGCCCGTCACCTCCTTCTCGTGCAGCAGGCGCTCCATCTCGTCCGAGAGCTGGTGCGGCAGCCAGACGCGCAGGTCGCGCAGCCAGGGGCGGAAGCGGGCCAGGGCGGGGCTCGCCTTCAGCTTCTCCTCCAGCGTCGCTTCTGCGATGTGGTTCAGTTCCAGCGTGAAGAAGACGAGGTGGGAGGAGATGCCCGTCACCCGCTCCTGCATGGTCTGGTAGAAGCGGCCATTCTCGGCATTCTGCGCATCGCCCGCGAAGAGCAGCTGCGCGAAGCTCATCACCCGGCCCAGAACCTCCTCGATCGCCTCGTATTCCCGCAGCGCCGCGGCCAGGGCATCGCCCGAAAGCCCGGCGAGCTTGCCGGACAGCCGCTCCTGGAAGGCGCGGGCCTGTTCCTCGGTGCGGGCGAGGTCGGCCGAAAGGGCGGCATCCTCCGGCCCCTTGTAGAGATCGGAGAGATCCCACGAAGGCAGGGAGGCATCGCCGCCGGCGGCGGGGCCAGAGGCATCGAGGGGGGAGCGCAACATTTCAGGGGCGCGGCCTGGGATCATTCGCATCCTTCTCATATATGCGGGTGAGCGCCGCGTCCAAGCGGCCCCACGTCCAAGTTCCGGGATCCATTGCATGCCGCACACCGTCGAACAGGCGACGAGCCTGCCCGGCCTGATCTTCACCCTGGCCGTCGAGGCGCCGGACCGGCCCATGCTGGGCTATTGGCGGGAGGGGGCCTGGCACAGCATGAGCCGCGGCGAATTCTGCCAGAAGGTCGCTGACCTGGCCGCCGGGCTGCGCGCCCAGGGCATCATGCCCGGGGACCGCGTTCTGCTGGTGAGCGAGAATCGCCCGGAATTCATGATCGCGGACAACGCCATCATGGCCATCGGCGCGGTGACCGTGCCCACCTACGTGACCAACACGGTGGCCGACCACGCCCATGTCCTCCGCGACAGCGGGGCGCGGGCCGCCATCGTCTCCACCCATGCGCTGGCGGAGCGGGTGCTGGCCGCGGCCCCCCTGGACCTGCTGGTGGGCATGGAAGAGCTGCCCCCCGCGCCGGCCGAGACGCGGGCCCTCAGCTGGGCCGAGATGACGGCCACGCCCGGCGACCTCGCCATGCTGATCGCGGAGGTGGAGCACATCCCGGCCGGGCGGCTGGCCTGCCTGATCTACACCTCTGGCACCGGCGGCAACCCCAAGGGCGTGATGCTGCCGCACCGCGCCATGCTGACCAATTGCGCCGGCGCCAAGGGCCTGATCGACCGGATCGGCGTCAGGCACGGGCGCTACCTCTCCTTCCTGCCGCTCTCGCACAGCTATGAGCACACGGTGGGCGGCTTCCTCATGCCGGCCTGTGGCTACCAGGTGATCTTCTCGCGCGGCGCGGACAAGCTCCTGGCCGATTTCGCCGAGCACCGGCCGCACCTCATCACCACCGTCCCGCGCCTTTTCGAGGTGATCCGCGAGCGCATCATGGGCGCGCTCGAAAAGGAGGGCGGGCTGCGGCTCAAGCTGTTCCGGCGCGCCATCGCGCTCGGCCTGCGCAAGCTGGACGGCCCGCCGCTCGGCCTGTTCGAGCGCGTGCAGGACGCCCTGCTGGACCGGCTGGTGCGGCAGAAGGTCCGCGCGCGCTTCGGCGGCGCGCTGGAGGCGCTGGTCTCGGGCGGCGCGCGGCTCGACCCGGAGCTGTCCGGCTTCTTCATGGCGCTCGGCGTCACCATCATCCAGGGCTACGGGCAGAGCGAGGCCGGGCCCGTCATCAGCGTGAACCTGCCCTGGGACAATGACCGCCGCAGCGTGGGCAAGCCGCTGCCAGGGGTGGAGGTACGCCTCGCCGAGGATGGCGAGCTGCTGGTCAAGGGCGGCCTCGTCATGGACGGCTACTGGAACAACCCCGACGCCACCGCCCAGGCGCTGCGCGTCCCGGAGGGCGAGAGCGAGCCCTGGCTGCACACGGGCGACGTGGCGGAGCTGCGCGACGGCCGCATCCACATCACCGACCGCAAGCGCGACTTCATCAAGCTGAAGGGCGGCGACATGGTCGCCCCCTCCAAGATCGAGGCGATGCTGGCGGGCGAGGCCGAGGTGGCGCAGGCCGTGGTGGCGGGCGAGGGAATGGCGGGTGTCGTGGCCCTCATCGTCCCCGCCGAGGGCCAGGCGGAGCGCGTGGGCGAAGCGGTGAAGCGCGTGAATGCGCGCCTCTCCAACATCGAGCGCATCCGCCGCGTGCAGACCCTGCCCGAGGCCTTCACGGTGGAGAACGGGCTGCTGACGCCGACCATGAAGATCAAGCGGCGGCAGGTGCTGGAACGCTACGGCGCGGAGGTGGCGGCACTGGGGTAGCGCTTGCCCCGGCGCGAATCCGGCCGCTAGCCTCACCGCGGCCATGGGCGCCGGAGGGCTGGGATGAAGCGATCGGGATGGCTGCTGGTGGCGGCCCTGCTCCTGCCCATGGCGGGTTTCGCCCAGGGTGGTTCCACGCTCCGCGTCCTCCTCCCGCCCGAGGGCACCGCCGGCCTGGAGGCGGGCGCCGATGTGCAGGTGCTGGGCCTGAAGGCCGGCACCGTCCAGCGCATCAGCTTCGCGCCCGGCCGCCGCCTCGTCGCCGAGATCCTCCTGACCGAGCCGGGCGCGCGCGACTTCATCCGCCGGGATTCGCCCATCACCATCCGCAGCCGCATGGGCGGGGTGGGCGCGGGCTTTCTCTTCATCGGCCGGGGCGAGGGCGCCGCGCTGGACTGGAGCGCCGCCACCCTGGAAGCCACCACCGAGCCCTCGCAGCTCCAGGTGCTGGAACAGCTGCGTGACCGTGCCTTGCCGGTGCTGGAGGATCTGGGCCGCGTCTCCCGCTTCGCCGTGCGCTTCGTGGACGGGGTGGAGCGCGGCGAGGGTTCGCTCGGCCGCCTCATGGCCGATGACCAATTCGCCCGCAGCGCCGAGGCCGCGGCGCAGGAGTTGACCAGCCTGCTGCGCGGCGGCGCGCAGCTCGTCCAGCGCTTCGACGGGCTCGCCGCCCAGGCCGAGCGGCTGATGGCGGAGAGCGGCCCCAACGCCACCCTGCCCGCCCTGATGCGCCGCGTGGACCAGGCGCTGGCCAATCTCCAGCAGGCGACGCGCGACGTCTCCCGCGCCACGCAGCGCCTGCCGCAGACGGTCCGCAACGTCGAGGAAAGCACCGGCAACGTCCCCGGCCTGCTGCTCCAGACGCAGCAGACGACGCGCGAGCTGGAACTGCTGCTGACCCAGCTGCGCGGCATGTGGCTCCTGGGCGGCGGTGGCCCGCCCCCGCCCGAACCGCGCCGGCCGGCCGCCGAAAGGCTGCGCCCGTGAACCGCAAGCTGTGGCTGGCCTTGCCGCTGCTGGCGGCCTGCGGCGGTACGCCGCCCCCCGCCCCCCCACCGCCCGACGAGACGCTGGGCCGCGCCGCCCGCGCCGGGCGCCTCGCCCTCGAACTCGACCGCCCGGCCGAGGCCGCGCGGCTCTATGGCATGGCGCTCAACCGCGCGCGGGAGCGGGACGACACCGCCGCCATCGGCGATGCGGGCATCGGCCTTGCGGCCGCCCAGCTCGCCCGCCCGAACCCGGCCGCCGCGCTGGCCACGGCGCGGGAGGTGCAGGCCGAGCTGCTGCGCCGCAACGCGCCCATCCCCGATGCGCTGCGCCTGGTGGAGGCGCTGGCCCTGTATCGCGGCGGCGACCTGGCCGGCGCGGAAGGGGTCGCGGCCGGGATCGGCACGGAGGATGCGGATGTCGCTCTCCGAGGCTGGTTCCTGCGCGGGCTGATCGCGGCGGCGCGGAATGACCCGGCGGCGCTGGCCCAGGCGCGCGCCGCGCTCGGCACGCCCGAGCGCCGCGCCTTCCGCGCCGATGCGGAGGAACTGGCCGCCGCCGCCGCGCTGGCCGGGGGCGACCTGGCCGAAGCCCGGCGCCTCGCGACCGAGGCCGCCCGGCTGCGGCGCGAGGGGCTGGATTATCGCGGCCTCGCCCGCGCGCTGGCGCTGGAGGCCGAGGCCGCGCGCCGCCAGGGCGAGATCCCGGTCGCGGCGGACCTGCTGCTGCGCGCCGGCCGCAGCGCCGCCGCCCGCCAGGAATTCCCGGAGGCGCGGCGCTGGCTGCAGCAATCCGAGGCCCTGGCCCAGCAGGCCCGCGCGCCGGAGATCGCCAATGCCGCGCGGCGCGCGCTGCGCGACCTGGCGGAGCGGGAGCGGGACGCGGGGGCCTGAGCTACCGGAAGGGTTGCGTCAGCAGCGGCAGCACATGCTGCTCGCGCTCGGCGCGATAGCCCCGTATGCCCAGCACCAGCTCTCCCGCCCAACTGCCGCGCCAACTGCCGAAAAGCCGGTCCCACACGGAGAGGCAGAATCCGTAATGGCTGTTCGTCTCCTCCTCGCGCTCCGAGTGATGGATGCGGTGCAGGCTGGGCGTCACGATCACCCAGCCCAGCGCGGCATCCAGCCGGGGCGGGATGCGGATGGCGGCATGCTCGAAGAGGCTCGCCGCGTTCAGGATGATCTCGAAGGCCACCACGCCCTCCGGTGGCGCGCCCAGCGCGATGGCGGCCGCGATCTTCACCCACATGGAGAGCCAGATCTCGATGGGATGGAAACGCAGCCCGGTGCTGGCATCCATCTCCGGGTCGGCGTGATGGACGCGGTGCAGCCGCCAGAGCCAGGGCACCACATGGAAGATCCGGTGCTGCCAGTAGATCAGCAGGTCGAGCAGCACGACCGTGAGCGGAATCGCCAGCCAGGCGGGCGCCTCGAGCCAGTTGAGCAGGCCCACGCCCCGCGACTGCGCCCAGAGCGCGGCGCCGACAGCCGCCAGCGGCATCAGGAAGCGCACCGTGACCGCGCCCAGCGCCACCAGCCCGAAATTCGGCAGCCAGCGCCGCCAGCCCAGGGGGCGCGGCACCTGCCAGGGGATCAGCCGCTCGGCTGCCAACAGCAGGGCCAGCACGCCGAGGAAGGCGCCGAGGCGGAGGGTGGCTTCACTCATGGCCCTGGATATGGGGCCTCAGGCGGCCTCCGCCAGTTGCGTCCAGTTCGGGTTCACCAGCGGCGAGGCCCCGCCCAGCCTCTGCCGCGCCTCCAGGTATTCACGGTGCAGCCGCGCCACGAGATCCGCCGCGGGCACCACCTCATGGATGCCCGAGACGCTCTGCCCCGCGCCCCAGATGTCCTTCCACTTCTTGTTGCGGCCCTGGGCGAAGCTCATCGCCGACTTGTCGGAGGTCTCGAGATTGTCCGGGTCGAGCCCCGCATTCCGCACCGAGGGCTTCAGGTAGTTGCCATGCACGCCGGTGATGAGGTTGGTGTAGACGATGTCGTCCGCACCCGCTTCCACCAGCATGTGCTTGTATTCATCCACCGCGCGCGCCTCCTCGGTGGCGATGAAGGCGGAGCCCATATAGGCGAAGTCGGCGCCCATCGCCTCGGCCGCCAGGATGCTGCGGCCATGCGCGATGCTGCCCGAAAGCGCGATCGGCCCGTCGAACCAGGCGCGCGTCTCCTGCATCAGGGCGAAAGGGCTTTGCGCGCCGGCATGGCCGCCCGCGCCGGCCGCCACCAGCACCAGGCCATCGGCGCCCTTCTCGATCGCCTTGTGGGCGAAGGTCTGGTTGATCACGTCATGGATCACATGGCCGCCATAGGAGTGGATCGCGTCATTCACCTCGGGCCGCGCGCCGAGCGAGGTGATGACCAGCGGCACCTTGTGCTTCACGACGAGCTTCAGGTCCTCCTCCAGCCGGTCGTTGGAGCGATGGACGATGAGGTTCATCGCATAGGGCGCGGAAGGCCGGTCGGGGTGGGCGCGGTCATGCTCGGCGAGGCGCCCGCTGATCTCGTAGAGCCAGTCATCCAGCTGCTCCAGCGGCCGCGCGTTCAACGTGGGCATGGAACCGATGACGCCCGACGTGCATTGCGCGACGACGAGGTCGGGCACCGAGATGATGAAGAGCGGCGAGCCGATGAGCGGCAGGCGCAGCCGGCCCTGAAGCTTCTGGCGCAGATCCATGATGGGGCGTTCCTTTCCTGTCGCGCGAGGCTAGAGCAGGAATGGGCGGGGTGGAATTGCACCCCTTCACAGGTCCCGATTTTGCGCCAACTGTAACGAGCTCAGGGGGATTTCGAACCGCATGGCCCAGCCCAAGCCCGTCCTCATCGCCGGCGCGGGGCCGGTCGGCCTCGTCGCCGCCGCCTCGCTCGTCCGCGCCGGCATCCCGGTGCTGGTGCTGGAAGCCGGCCCCGGCATCTCGGAGGAGATGCGCGCCTCCACCTTCCATGCCCCCACGCTCGACATGCTGGACGATCTGGGCGCGGCGAAGGATATGATCCGCCAGGGCATCATCGGGCCGCGCGTGCAGTATCGCCGGCGGGACCAGAGCGTGATCGCGGAATTCGATTTCGGCCTGCTGGCCGATGTGACGCGCCACCCCTATCGGCTGCAATGCGAGCAGTTCAAGCTGACGCGCATCCTGCACGGCATGCTGCGGGAGAACCCGCTCTACCAGGTGCGCTTCCACAGCGCCGTGGCCGCCGTGCGGGACGAGGGCGACCATGTGAGCGCCGAGCTGGAGGACGGCACGCGCCTGACCGGCAGCTGGATCATCGGCGCCGATGGCGCGCGCAGCGCCGTCCGCAAATCCGCCGCCATCGCCTTCAACGGCTTCACCTGGCCCGAGCGCTTCCTGGTCCTCTCCACCGAATTCGACTTCGCCAGCATCATCCCGGGCCTGGCCGACGTCTCCTACTACGCCGACCCGGAGGAGTGGTTCTTCCTGCTGCGCGTCCCCGGCGTGTGGCGCGCCATGTTCCCGGTGAAAGCTGAGGTCTCCGACGAGGAGGTGATGACGCCGGAATTCGCCCGCGCCCGCTTCGCTCGCGTGGTGGCGGGGCATGGCGACTACCCGATCAAGCACACCACGCTCTACCGCGTGCACCAGCGCGTAGCCGAGACCTTCCGCAAGGGGCGCATCCTGCTGGCGGGCGATGCCGCGCATATCAACAACCCGCTGGGCGGCATGGGGCTGAATGGCGGCGTGCATGACGCGGTGAACCTGGTCGAGAAACTCGTCCAGGTGATGCGGGGCGAGGCGGAGGAGGCCCTGCTCGACCGCTACGACCGGCAGCGGCGCGGCATCACCGAGGAGGTGGTGCAGCGCACGACGATCCAGAACAAGAAGAACCTGGAAGCCGCCACCCCAGAGGACCAGGCCGATTTCCAGGCCCGCATGGCCGAAGCCGCGGGCGATCCGGCGAAGGCCCACGCGCACCTGCTCGGCATGTCCATGATCAACAGCCTCCGCCGCGCGGCCGAGATCGCCTGAGGCTCAGCCGGCCCGGCCACGGACGCGGTGGACGGCGTTGTTCAGGTAGCCGCGCGGATTCCAGCGCGGCGCCAGCGGCTGGGCGTTGCCCGCCCTGTCCGTCGCGCGCGCCATGACCTCCATCTCGTCCCGGCCGGGCAGGTCCAGGACGGCGCGGAAGCGGCGCCAGGCCCAGCGGCCCTCGCCCGGCTCCAGTGTCGCCGGTCGCCAGGACGCCCCTCGATCGCCCGAGACCTCGACGCGCTCCACCGGGATCGCCCCGCTCCAGGCGAAGCCCGCGACCGGGACCGGGCCGCTGGCGCGGAAATCCGCGGCGGGCTCGGTGATCAGGCATTTCACGGGCATGTCGGTGATGACGTCGAAGATCGCGGGGTCCGGCGTTTCACCCGGCCGCACGGGATGGCGCGGCATCCGGTAGTCGAGGCCGGTCATCTTCGCGCCGTCATGCTCGCGATCCAGCACCAGGATGCGCCGCAGCCATTTCTGCCAGGCCGCCCCCGGGAAGCCCGGCGCCACCACGCGCAGCGGGAAGCCATGCAGCGGATCGAGCGGCGCGCCATTCATGCCGAAGGCCAGCAGGGTCTCGGGTGCCAGCGCCTTGGCGATGGGCAAGCCGCGCGAAAGCGCCGGCTGGCCCGGCGCGCCCAGCGCGTGGTCGGGGCTTTCATGGCCGACATAGACGGCATCGGCCGCGACGCCCG
This region of Sediminicoccus rosea genomic DNA includes:
- a CDS encoding sulfite oxidase, whose translation is MSRQESRGTPKPGLTSLADPALNQETPPHLLRDPVTPAALFFVRNNGSLPLVPPEAAEDWVLEVTGRVARPLALRLGDLRARFPEVEVTAVLECAGNGRSGFAPPVPGLAWGHGAVGCARWTGVRLADVLAAAGVAADAVYVGHESPDHALGAPGQPALSRGLPIAKALAPETLLAFGMNGAPLDPLHGFPLRVVAPGFPGAAWQKWLRRILVLDREHDGAKMTGLDYRMPRHPVRPGETPDPAIFDVITDMPVKCLITEPAADFRASGPVPVAGFAWSGAIPVERVEVSGDRGASWRPATLEPGEGRWAWRRFRAVLDLPGRDEMEVMARATDRAGNAQPLAPRWNPRGYLNNAVHRVRGRAG
- a CDS encoding ABC1 kinase family protein, whose translation is MSDRESSSFFGEVRRMARTSGAVTGIAARVAGERFLGIKTNKDAHAGDLKAILGGLKGPMMKVAQFLATIPDALPEEYARELATLQSNAPPMGWAFVNRRMGTELGANWQSNFAEFGREAAAAASLGQVHRAKLKDGTEVACKLQYPDMNSVVEADLKQLKLGMQLYRKMDSALDNEDAYAEIAERLREELDYTREAAHQRLYSLILADEPRVHVPTPIDHLTTRRLLTMTWLKGGSILKRLDEEPSLEERNLYAEALFQAWYKPVYRYGVIHGDPHLGNYQVRQPGVHDEVGGISLLDFGVVRIFPPSFITGVITLYEAVRDGDDDKAHHAFESWGFRNLSRETMLVLKSWADFLYEPLLEDKVRFIQQSDDPTHGRKVAQAVHEGLKRTGGVKIPREFPLMDRAAIGLGSVFFRLKAQRNWHRMFNELIADYSEEKLAQRQAAALAEARVPGPI
- a CDS encoding M3 family oligoendopeptidase, with protein sequence MLRSPLDASGPAAGGDASLPSWDLSDLYKGPEDAALSADLARTEEQARAFQERLSGKLAGLSGDALAAALREYEAIEEVLGRVMSFAQLLFAGDAQNAENGRFYQTMQERVTGISSHLVFFTLELNHIAEATLEEKLKASPALARFRPWLRDLRVWLPHQLSDEMERLLHEKEVTGRAAWNRLFDETMANMTVTVSGEELSVSAALNKLSDSDRDVRAAAAKGVSEAFGSRIRLFSLITNTLVKDKEVMDKWRNHPRPGSSRNRANMVEDEVVDALVTAVRESFPRLSHRYYSMKAKWLGLEKLMHWDRNAPLPRDADSTIPWPQAVQQVRAAYAGFSPEMEKLAAPFFDKPWIDAALRPGKSGGAFAHPTVPSAHPYLLLNYHGKARDVMTLAHELGHGVHQRLAAEQGYLMSSTPLTLAETASVFGEMLTFRALLDAETDPAKRRLLLAGKVEDMLNTVVRQIAFYRFETLVHDERRHGELSAERIGEIWMQVQTESLGPIFDFTPDYACYWAYIPHFVHSPFYVYAYAFGDCLVNALYGVYRDGSVPDFEGKYMAMLKAGGTLRHKELLAPFGLDASRPDFWKRGLDVISGFIDELEQTS
- a CDS encoding sterol desaturase family protein, which codes for MSEATLRLGAFLGVLALLLAAERLIPWQVPRPLGWRRWLPNFGLVALGAVTVRFLMPLAAVGAALWAQSRGVGLLNWLEAPAWLAIPLTVVLLDLLIYWQHRIFHVVPWLWRLHRVHHADPEMDASTGLRFHPIEIWLSMWVKIAAAIALGAPPEGVVAFEIILNAASLFEHAAIRIPPRLDAALGWVIVTPSLHRIHHSEREEETNSHYGFCLSVWDRLFGSWRGSWAGELVLGIRGYRAEREQHVLPLLTQPFR
- a CDS encoding TauD/TfdA dioxygenase family protein; translated protein: MLTVTPLKPTFGARIEGADLRRPLTDEEFAVMDAAIARYGVLVIPGQDIDDDQQMEFAARFGPIEQTRATVDVDKQRLKHFAMNDISNLDEKGEILAADDRRRFFSLGNRLWHSDSSFKATPAKHSLLHARSIPPEGGETEFADTRGAWEALPAAMQACVRDMICDHSLIYSRAMLGFAEWTEAERRQFAPVPQRLVRRHAESGRTALFLSSHIGRIHGMPTPEALMLIRDLLEHATQPRFVYSHRWAVGDLVMWDNRCTLHRGRAYDDQRYKRDMRRVTLSDVAPTLEQQAA
- a CDS encoding NAD(P)H-dependent flavin oxidoreductase, with product MDLRQKLQGRLRLPLIGSPLFIISVPDLVVAQCTSGVIGSMPTLNARPLEQLDDWLYEISGRLAEHDRAHPDRPSAPYAMNLIVHRSNDRLEEDLKLVVKHKVPLVITSLGARPEVNDAIHSYGGHVIHDVINQTFAHKAIEKGADGLVLVAAGAGGHAGAQSPFALMQETRAWFDGPIALSGSIAHGRSILAAEAMGADFAYMGSAFIATEEARAVDEYKHMLVEAGADDIVYTNLITGVHGNYLKPSVRNAGLDPDNLETSDKSAMSFAQGRNKKWKDIWGAGQSVSGIHEVVPAADLVARLHREYLEARQRLGGASPLVNPNWTQLAEAA
- a CDS encoding AMP-dependent synthetase/ligase produces the protein MPHTVEQATSLPGLIFTLAVEAPDRPMLGYWREGAWHSMSRGEFCQKVADLAAGLRAQGIMPGDRVLLVSENRPEFMIADNAIMAIGAVTVPTYVTNTVADHAHVLRDSGARAAIVSTHALAERVLAAAPLDLLVGMEELPPAPAETRALSWAEMTATPGDLAMLIAEVEHIPAGRLACLIYTSGTGGNPKGVMLPHRAMLTNCAGAKGLIDRIGVRHGRYLSFLPLSHSYEHTVGGFLMPACGYQVIFSRGADKLLADFAEHRPHLITTVPRLFEVIRERIMGALEKEGGLRLKLFRRAIALGLRKLDGPPLGLFERVQDALLDRLVRQKVRARFGGALEALVSGGARLDPELSGFFMALGVTIIQGYGQSEAGPVISVNLPWDNDRRSVGKPLPGVEVRLAEDGELLVKGGLVMDGYWNNPDATAQALRVPEGESEPWLHTGDVAELRDGRIHITDRKRDFIKLKGGDMVAPSKIEAMLAGEAEVAQAVVAGEGMAGVVALIVPAEGQAERVGEAVKRVNARLSNIERIRRVQTLPEAFTVENGLLTPTMKIKRRQVLERYGAEVAALG
- a CDS encoding FAD-dependent oxidoreductase, whose translation is MAQPKPVLIAGAGPVGLVAAASLVRAGIPVLVLEAGPGISEEMRASTFHAPTLDMLDDLGAAKDMIRQGIIGPRVQYRRRDQSVIAEFDFGLLADVTRHPYRLQCEQFKLTRILHGMLRENPLYQVRFHSAVAAVRDEGDHVSAELEDGTRLTGSWIIGADGARSAVRKSAAIAFNGFTWPERFLVLSTEFDFASIIPGLADVSYYADPEEWFFLLRVPGVWRAMFPVKAEVSDEEVMTPEFARARFARVVAGHGDYPIKHTTLYRVHQRVAETFRKGRILLAGDAAHINNPLGGMGLNGGVHDAVNLVEKLVQVMRGEAEEALLDRYDRQRRGITEEVVQRTTIQNKKNLEAATPEDQADFQARMAEAAGDPAKAHAHLLGMSMINSLRRAAEIA
- a CDS encoding MlaD family protein, whose amino-acid sequence is MKRSGWLLVAALLLPMAGFAQGGSTLRVLLPPEGTAGLEAGADVQVLGLKAGTVQRISFAPGRRLVAEILLTEPGARDFIRRDSPITIRSRMGGVGAGFLFIGRGEGAALDWSAATLEATTEPSQLQVLEQLRDRALPVLEDLGRVSRFAVRFVDGVERGEGSLGRLMADDQFARSAEAAAQELTSLLRGGAQLVQRFDGLAAQAERLMAESGPNATLPALMRRVDQALANLQQATRDVSRATQRLPQTVRNVEESTGNVPGLLLQTQQTTRELELLLTQLRGMWLLGGGGPPPPEPRRPAAERLRP